Sequence from the Bremerella volcania genome:
TAACAATGTTGAAATCGTAATCGACGCATCCAACAACCTGGGGGACGCCGCCACCGCGAGCTACTCGGACAACGGAACAACGCGTCGACTGACGATTCAGATCGACGACGACAACGAAACTACCGTTCAATCGATTATCAACGCCATTGCGGCAGAAGGAACGTTTTCCGTTACCAGCGACAATGGTAACGGCGAATCGTTCAATCTGGCCGCATCGGTGAATGTGGCAAGCGCCGGCACGATCGGAAATACTGGCAACACAGGGGGTGACACTGACGCGTATTACGTTCAGGTCGCCTCAGGCACAACGACTGCAGACGACCTAATCCGGGCGTTGAACAACAGTGCTACGTTCTCGGCAGACTTTACCGCCAGCATTGACCCCAAAGATACAACTGCTGAATTCCTGACCGCCAGCGGCACGGTCAGTACTTCGGTCATTGGTGAAACATCAGGTGGCTCGGGAACCACGTTCGACAGTGAGTCTGGTATCCAAATCCAAAATGGATCGGTCATCACGACACTCGATTTCAGCGAAGTAGAAACCGTAGAAGATCTGCTAAACGTCTTCAATGGCAGCGGTGCAGGCCTTGTCGCCGACATTAACGCCAATGGGAACGGAATCAATGTCCGCTCAAGTGTAAGCGGAGGAGATTTCTCGATTGGCGAAAATGGTGGGCAAACCGCAACGCAGTTAGGCCTACGCAGTTTCACGACAGAAACGCGACTCTCCGAGTTGAATTTCGGTCGGGGAGTCACCGGCACCGACGGAACGGACTTAACGATTACCCGCAACGATGGCGTCGAATTGGAGCTCGATCTTTCGACCGCTAAAACCATCGGTGACGTGCTGAATTTGATCAACAATCATCCGAACAATCTGGATGGCAACAACGCAGTGGTCGCACGCCTCTCGGAGTTCGGCAATGGTATCGAATTGATCGACGACAACCCACCTGGGTTTGGTCGTCTCATGGTATCGCAAGGTGTTCTTAGCCACGCCGGCGTTGATCTCGGCTTGATCCCGCCTGGGCAAACCGAGGCCACCGTATCGGATTCACCGGACGCTTCGCCTGCCACGGCAATCGTTCAATTTGCAGAGCCAGACAACGTCAACAATGCCATTAAACTTACGGCCCAGAACCCGGGCATCAGCTACAACGATATTCAAATCGAGTTCGTCAACAATGCCGCCAGTGGCAACCAGGCCCTGGTCTCGTTTGACCAGGCGACGCAAAAACTGACGATCGACGTCGATCCGGCGCTGACTTCCGCGAATACTGTCATTGCCGCAATCCAAGCCGAGGGAACGTTTTCCGCGGAACTTTACGCGGCGGAAGATGCCACGAATGCAGGTACGGGGCTGATCACACAAACTGGCGTCCTTGCAACGACCAATGGTGGAACACCGGTAGCAGATTCGGCGGCAGCGACAGCCGATATCTCGTTTGCTTCGCCGAATCACCTCAATACTGCGTTCTCCCTGGTCGCAAAATACCCGGGTACACGCATGAACGACGTACAGATCGTCTTCGAAGACTCTCTGTCTGGCGGTGTCCCCAGCGCAGTTTTCAATTCAGCAACTAAGACGCTGACCATTCAAATTGAAGCGGGCGTGACGACGACTAACCAAGTCATTGCGGCGATTGACCAGCAGGGGGATTTCGATGCCAAGCTGAGCTTCGCCAATGATCCGACCAATTCTGGCAGTGGGATTATCAACGCAACAGGAACGGTCGGAACCACAGCCGGCGGCAGCCCGGAAGTGCTTCAAGGTCGCAATGTCAACCCACAAGAAACCAAAGGTATTTTCAACTCACTCCTGCGGCTGAAAGACGCGATTGCTTCCAAGAATGTCCAAGAGGTCTCTCGGATCGCAGGGCTGCTGGAAGAAGATATTGAGCGCCTGAGCTTTACGCGTGGGGCACTGGGTGCCCGAGACCAGCATGTGGATGTGCTGAAAGCTCGTGGTGAGGACGAGATCCTGGAATTGAAGACGAATCTATCGTTGGAAATTGACGTCGACATTGTGCAGGCGATTTCGGAAATGACCGCCAAACAGGCGTCTTTTCAAGCCTCGTTACAGATGACAGGCCAACTCTACCAATTAACCTTGTTGGACTTTATCTAGTCCGACTTTGACGATTTTATGGATTCCACCGGCCAATCGGTCGATAGAGAGAATAGGGCGTTATCTTTGCGTCCACTACTATTTCGCCGACAAGATTGCGTAAGGATGCCAGGGGCCATGGAATTCAAAACCACTCGCTTCGGCCAGCTCGATATCCGCCAAGATGAAATCATCACCTTCCCAAACGGAATGATCGGGTTCGACAATCATACGAAGTGGGCCATTCTGGCGGATGAGTCGAACGAGTCCGTTGGCTGGCTGCAGTCGCTGGAAGACCCAGGGCTCGCTTTCGCGGTCGTTAGTCCACGGCGATTCATTCCGAGTTACAAAGTGCGAATCAGCCCAGAACAAGCCAGTTCGCTGCAAATCGGCGCCGGCATGGAGACCTTTGTACTGGTAGTCGTAAGTCGGGAAGACAGTTTGGTTACCGTCAATCTACGAGCCCCTCTGCTGGTAAATCTGTCGCTTCAGGTTGGCCGTCAGGTGATTACGACCGACGAACAACCCCTGCGGCATGTCATTGCGACTGAAACAATCCCTCTGCGTCGCAGCGCTTGAACATCCGGACTTGCCGTCAGAACAGTATTCGCGGATTGAAAAGTGAATCCGCATCTCTAGGTGTCCGATACTCAACACGTCGAGTCATAGCAATGCACTGCTATCATTGCTGGCGAGCGACTGCATTATGGCAGTCATTCGGGGCTGGACGGAATCTTACAAGCACCAAATGCCCAATACCCTGATTGAAATAAAAGTAGGAAGGAGCCAGAGATGCTGGTACTCTCGAGGCACCGTGACGAAAGCATCATGATCGGCGACAACATTGTCATCACGATTGTGGATATTCGTGGGGACAAAGTTCGCCTGGGCATCGCTGCCCCTCAAGACATTCCTGTGCACCGCCAGGAAGTTTACGAGGCGATCAAGCGCGAAAACATGCAGGCCTCCGGCATGCAGCCAGAAGACACGGCCATGATGAAAAAGGGCCGCAAATAATTGCGGCTGTGATATGGAGGTCGTCTATCCATCAGCCAGGCGACCTCCTCATCCCTCTTCCTTAGCGTCAATCCGCACAGTGAATCTCACTTTGCGCTGCATGAATTTACGGCAGTCCGCACAGCGGTACCTCGCCCAAATTCCCTCTCCCAGCGGATTTTTAGCGAAATATCTCCCACCGAGAACTGCATCCGGTACGTTAGGTCCTCCTATCGATCACAAATACGTGATGCGTGCTATCACAGCGGGAAAACAGGGCATCTTGACACATATGAATATGCCTTTGCCAATCAATTCTCGCCTACAAACGAAAACCTTGGTGGTGCGGTCGTAACGTCTAGTCCGACGATGCGGAATGAACAAGGGAAACAACTTCCGTCAAGTCAGACGTCAACGAAAAAGAATGTCTTTATCTCAAGCTAGTGTCAAAGTGTGACGATCTTCCCATTTAGACGTTTCAGAATCCTCGCGGAAGCTGCGCCGACCACGTAGCTAGCTCGGACAAGAGGCGTTAAGCGGGGGCAGGCCCAAACTGGCTACGACGTTCGTAGAAAGAAACCGTGGCCAAAACTCGAGATTGACAATCGTTCGTTCCCAATATTTCGGGGCTGCGTTTTGCAGCCGCACCAGCTGAGTCACGACTCCCCGTCTCGGTTGGAACCAAACGTAGTCCTCAACTAGGAGGGGTGTCTCAAAATGACCCGAATCAATACTAACGTCAGCTCACTCATCGCTCAGAACACGTTATCGCGTTCGAACAACGACTTGCAAACCGCTCTGGGTCGTTTGAGCACCGGTCTCCGGATCAACCGAGGTAAAGACGATCCAGCTGGTTTGATCGCCAGTGAAGGTCTTCGCAGCGATATCATCAGCGTGGAGAAGGCCATCACGAATAGTGAACGTGCCAACCAGCTGATCGCTACCGCAGACAGCGCACTTGGTCAGGTGAGCCAGCTTCTCAACGACATCCGTGGCTTGACTTCGGAAGCAGCCAATACGGGTGCGTTGAGCGAAGAGCAGATCGCTGCTAACCAGTTGCAGATCGACTCGTCGCTGGAAGCCATCGACCGTATCGCACAAATCACTTCGTTCCAAGGCAAGCGTCTACTGGACGGTAACCTCGACTTCATCACCAACGGTGTGGATACCAAGTCGATCGAAGGCCTCCGAGTCGACCAGGCCAACTTCGGTTCGTTTAGCGAAATCGGCGTCTCGGTCAACGTCGTTAAGCAAGCAACTCGTGGTCAGCTCAACTACAACTTCGGTGCCATCGCCGAAGATCTCGTGCTGCAAATCGGCGGCGGCAACGGTACCGAAGCATTCAACTTTGCTAAGGGTTCGACCATCGAAGAAGTTGCTTCAGCCGTCAACTTGGTCTCGGACGCTACCGGCGTGGAAGCCATCGTCGAAACGGCTGCCACCAAGGGCACCCTGGTTGCGTCGAGCTACGGCGAAAACAACGACGTCTTGATCACTGCTAACGAAGCCGGTTTCGATCCTGGTGACGTCCGCATTAAGTACACCAAGGGCACCACGAGCACGACCAGCGCGACTTACACTGCTCCGGTTGGTGAAGATCCCGCTCAGATCGAAGTCTCACTCGGCGTTCGCGATTACGAAGCCGCTACGGTTACCGTGGACGATGCCGGTACGGACAACGACTTTACCATCACGGCCAACATCAAGGGCGCGGACTTCAATGGCGTTCAGGTTGTCTTCGCTAATGACGGTGCCGCCGGTGCTGAAACCGTTGACTTCGATGCCGACGCCGGCACGCTAACGATCCACAAGGCTGCGACGTCGACTGCCGCACAGCTTGTTACGGCAATTAACAATACCGCTGTCAACGATCAAGTCGCCGAGTTATTCACGGCAGCTCTGGTCGAAACGACCGGTGGTACGGGTGCTGGTGCAGTTGCCTCCGCAGGTGCTGCTGGCACGTTCGCCGGCGGTGTTGATGGCGGCGACGTAATCGCCACGGCCAACGACGTTGTCACGGCGATCAACGCCGCTACCGGCAACGACAAAGTCACTGCTTCGCTTGAAGCAGGCAACAACGGCTACGGTATCGTCTCGGAGTTCACCGACGTTGCTTACAGCGGTGTTGCTGAACAGAACAACCGCCTGCAGTTCCTGGCTCCTGAGTCTAATCCGAACATTCGGTTTGTTTCAAACCCAGGCACGGAACTCAGCATCGACACGACGACCGATCCTCGTGTGGAAGGACTATCGTCCGCTACGCTGCAGAGCGATGATGCGAACGCAACGTTCACTGTCTCCGCAAAGCTGAAAGGCAGCGAGTACGACGACTATACGATTTCGTTTGTCGACGATACCGACCTGGCCGGTAATGGCGACGAATACGTTATTCTCGACAAAGAAAACAAGACGCTGAAAATCTATGTCAACGATGCTACGTCGACGGCCCAAGATGCTGTTGACGCGATCAACAACGACACGTACGTCAGCGACTACTTCGGAGCCGACAACTTTGGTTCCAGTGACGGTTCCGGCGTCATCACCATCGCCAATTACCCATCGTCGGTTGACACTGCGGGTGGCGTTGTTTCGGAAGGCACGCTGATCATCAACCTGGCTACCGACGAGAACGGCATTATCACCACGACCGCGAACGACCTGATCGCGTTCTTTGATGATCCAAGCCAGTTCATCAGCGACGTCACCGAAGCATCGGACGCCGCCTCCTACCTGGCAGACCGTGGCATTAGCGTCACCAATTCCGGTGGCAGCGACGGCTCCGGTGTGTTGGCCGTCACCTCGGACGATATCACCTTTGCTACGAGCGGAACCGACCTTGAAGACGCTCAGGCATCCGGTACGACGTTCGCAGTGAATGGCGTGAATGCCCAACTGACGCTCACCGCCATCAACAGCGGTGAAGACTATGACGATGTCACGATTCAGTTCGTTGCTGATGGATCGGTTACGGCCGGTACTGATGAACGTGCTGAATATGATGAGGCTTCCAAGACGCTGACCTTCTACATTCAAGAAGGTGTCACGACTGCAGCCGATATCGAAGACATTTTCACCTCTAGCGATCCTAACTACGATGCTGATGTCGCTGCCTTGTTTACGGCCACCGCAGGTGGTACAGGTGCTGGCGTCGTCACGACCGACGATACAGGTACGCTGACCGGTGGTGTTGTCGATGGTGGCAGCGTCCAAGGTGCTGCATTGCAGGGCAACTCGGATCTGGAAAACACCGGTTTGACTTTCCAGGCAACTCGATACGGTTCGGACAGCTTCGTGAGCGTGAAAGCTCTGAGCGGAACGTTCCACTTGACGAACGGTAGCGGTGTCGCTGCCGATCGTTCGGAAGGTACCGACGTCGACGTCCGCATCAATGGTATCCAAGCCGTGGGTGACGGTCTGAAGGCTTCGATCAATACCTCGTCGCTCGACTTGAGCTTCTCGTTGAGTGCGACCGTCAGCGACAGCTCGAAGCTAAGCTTCCAGATCTCGGGCGGTGGTGCCTTGTTCCAACTGGGTCCAGACGTGGTTAGCAATCAGCAAGCCCGCCTCGGTATTCAGAGCGTCAGCACCGCAACCCTGGGTGGTGTCAGCGGTCGCCTGTTCGAGCTGCGTTCCGGTGGTTCCAAGAGCCTGACCTCCGACGTCGGTGGTGCTGCCAAGATCGTTGACGAAACGATCACGGTCGTCACCCAGCTTCGAGGTCGCCTGGGTGCGTTCCAGAAAACGACTCTGGAATCGAACATCTACACCTTGAATGACACGCTGGCCAACCTGACCGAAGCTGAAAGCTCGATTCGCGACGCGGACTTCGCCGCTGAATCGGCTAAGCTGACCCGGTCGCAGATTCTGGTCCAGTCGGGTACCTCGGTGTTGGGTATCGCCAACCAGAACCCACAAAACGTCCTGAGTCTGCTCCGTTAAGAAGCAATTCAGTTCCAATAAAAGGAAAACGCCCGACCTTGTGGTCGGGCGTTTTTCATTGGTAGTCAGATCGATCAAAACTACCTAATCGGAAAATTCCTCCAGCCTATGGCCAAGGATGGTCGATAAGGGAGATAAGCGCGGGTTTGATTTCTGCGGAACTATTGCGTGAGCGAAAGCTCACCCATGCGACACGAAGATAATGGCAGGCATTCAAGCCAATACAGGTCTCATCACTGGCATTCCGATCACGGAAACGGTCAAGCAGTTGATTGCGCTCGAAGCTCAGCCTCGCGATTTGCTGGTCAGCCGCACCGAGTCCATCAATAAAGAAGCGGCGGCCATTGCCGAGCTGACAGCCAGTGTCTTGAGCTTTCAGTTCACTGCGAAGAAATTCGAGAAAAGCACGCTCTTCAACACATCGAAAGCCACAAGTAGCAACACTTCGTTTCTGTCTGCCACAGTTACCGGAACACCCAAGACCGGCAACTACCAATTCACACCGATCCGGACGGCCCAGTCGCAGCAGCTACTTAGTTCTGGCGTCGCCTCCCTTACGCAGCCACTGTCTGCAGGCAAGATCCAGATCAGTCACGGCCCCAAGCTCGATGACGGGATTTCCCTCGACCAACTTAACGGGGGACAAGGAGTTCAGCGAGGTAAGCTTCGCATCACTGACCGCAGCGGAAGTAGCGCCGCCGTCGATTTAAGCTATGCCCAGACCATTGACGATGTGCTGGATGCGATCAACAACAATGATGACATTCAGGTTACGGCAACCGTCGATGGCGATCGTATCAAGCTAACCGACAACTCGGGATCAACCAGCTCGAACCTCATTGTTCAGGCCGTCGGAAGTAGTAGCACAGCCGCTGACCTAGGTCTGGACGGCATCAACTCCGCGTCGAACACCGTCACGGGCGCCGATCTGCTGAGCCTGCATGCCAACACTCTGCTATCTTCGCTTAACGATGGAAACGGAATTAGCGTAAACCGTGGTGCGGCTGATCTGTCCGTTTCGTTGCGTGACGGTACCACGCTAGAGATCGATCTTGGCAAGTCGGCTGCCCCGGAGGACTTCGCCACGGCCACAACCAAGTCAGGGGATGCCCGGCTCAGCTTCACCTCAGTACAAAATGGCAGTGATTACGACGCCGTTCAAATCATCTTTCAAGATAATGGTTCGATTACCAAGGGGAACGAAACGGTCGTTTTCGATAGCAACGCCAAGACGCTGACGTTCCAGATTGACGCAGGCAAAACCACAGCCGCAGATATCATCACGGCGCTCGAAAATGATGCGACTGCCAGCCAATACTTCACGGCTGAAACCGTGAACAACGGCCTCGGAAACGGAATCATCGATCCCAACAAAGACTCCGTTGCCACTGCCGCCACAACCGGAACAGCTGCCGCCACGACAACATCCGTCGACCCGAATGCCGCGATTACCCTGACCGCCAATGGTACCGGCGGGACTTACGATGATGTAACGATCGTTTTCGTCGATGATGCAGGCGTGACCGCCGGCTCAGAAACGATTACGTACGATGAATCCGATCCAGACAACAAGACGCTTACTATTCGGATCGATGCTGGAAACTCGACCGGCACGAACGTCATCGATGCCATCAACAACGATCCCACGGCAAGCGCGCTGTTCACGGCCTCCAATGGAACCGGCAGTGACGGTAGCGGCCTGGTCGATGTTACCGACACGGCCGTAACAGCCGGAGGTGTCCTGCTATCCTCGGCAACTACCCCAGACGACGCTGCCAATGGCCAAGTCAACTTCACTGCCAAGGTGAAGGGGGCCGACTACGATGGCTATCAAATCGCCTATGTCGCCGATGGCGCGGTAACGCAAGGCAATGAAGCCGTCGAATTTGACGCGGATGCAAAGACCATCACCGTTCGCATCGCGCAAGGCGAAACGACGGCCGATGACGTTGTTACGGCACTCAACGGCAATACGGCCTTTGCCGCGACTTTCACCGCTTCCAAACCCACCAGCGCTACGGGCGACCGGATTGTTGACGCTTCGATCGAAGCGACGACCGACAAAGGGGAAGCCAGCGATGCTTCCGAGCCACAGACTCTGGGCGAACTAATTGATACTATCAATGGAATCGATCCCACTAAACTGCGAGCGCAGATCAGTGATGACGGCGACAGCATCGAACTCATCGACCTGTCGACCGACAGCGGGGGGACATTCGCCGTCAGCAGTATCAACAACAGTTCGACTGCCGAGGATCTCGGGCTTACTGGCACGGCATCAGGCGGTACGCTTACCAGTCACAGGCTTCAATCAGGCCTGAAAACGACGCTACTAACCTCTCTCAATGGTGGCCAGGGATTGGGCACGCTCGGCACCATCGCACTGACCGATAGGTCGGGCAGCTCAGCCAATGTCGACTTGTCCTCAGCTGAGACGATTGAAGATGTAATCGAATTGATCAACGCATCTGGACTGGCCATTAACGCTAAGGTTAATGCGTCAGGCACAGGCATCTCGCTAACCGAAACAAGTGGCTCGTTCACCAGCAACTTCATTGTGGCGAACGCGGACGGAACCAACAGTGCGGAACTGCTCAACATCGAGCATGACTCGACCAGCTTGACCGTCAACTCAGGCAATCTTGGTCGCCAGTTCGTTAACGAGAATACCAGGCTTGATGACCTCAAAGGGGGTGCCGGTATCGAGCGAGGCAAGTTCCTAATCAAAAACAGTGAAGGAAATACGCGGCTATTCGATCTGACTGACGCCTCATTCGAAACGGTTGGCGACCTGATCGACACGATCAACGCTCAGCTGACACTGAACGTAGAAGCCCGAATCAATGATCGTGGCGATGGCATCGTTCTGATCGACAAGTCGTCAGGCTCTGGCAAGCTTACCGTAACCGAAGGCAGTTCGATCAATACGGCAGCCAGCCTTGGTCTTCTTGGCACTGGAGTAGAGAAAGAAGTCGACGGCGTCAACCGTACTGTGATTGAAGGCTCGGAAGTCACGACTATCGATATTGAAGCAGGGGAAACTCTGCAAGACGTCATCGACAAGATCAACGATGCAGATATCGGCCTATCGGCCAGTTCACTCAATACGGGGTCCGGTACGAACCCTGTACGCTTGTCGCTGACCAGCACAATTTCTGGAAGCAAAGGAAGAGTCGTTATCGACTCTAGCCAATCGCAGTTTCGATTTGATGAAATCGTTGAAGCCCAGGACGCTTTGTTGCTGTTTGGCTCTTCCAGCAATGCAGCCGCAGGCATCCTGACGTCGTCAAGCTCCAACAAATTCAACGAAGTATTGGAAGGCGTATCGTTAACCGTCAATGCGGCGTCCGAATCTGCCATCAACGTGAATGTTCAGGTCTCAGACGAACCCCTGTTAAAGGCTGCGCAGGAGTTCGTCGATCAATACAACGCATTGCGTGACAAACTCGATTCACACACCTTCTTCAACGAATCGGACAACACGACGGGCATCCTCTTTGGGTCGAACGAGGCATTGCGCATTGACACCGAACTTGGCAACCTGATCACTTCACGTCTGGCTGGAAACGGCAAATTCCAGTCGCTCGAACAGCTTGGTTTCGAGTTCAATGATACCGGCAAGCTGAGCCTGAACTCGACCAAACTCAAAGCAGCGTTCGAGCAAGACTCGGAAGCCGTGGAAACTTTTTTCACACGAGAGACCACAGGCTTCGCGCTCAAGGTCTTTAATCTGACCGAACAATTCGCCGGCAGAAACAATTCGCTGCTTGTCAGTAGAGCACAGACGCTTCAATCCCGCACTGACCTCAATACAGATCGCATCAAGGCGATGACCGAGCGACTAGAACGCAAGTCCGAGAGCCTTCTCAAAGAGTTTTACAATCTGGAACTGACCATCGGAAAGTTGCAGAATAACCAAACGGCATTGAGCCAAATTCAGTATATCAAGCCAGATGGTACTACTGGGTAATTACCGCGTTGCTCAGTGTTTCCCCGCAAGACATTTGGAGTACCGGTCGATATTACCGATAGACCCAACTCTTCGATCCTCGACTGACCCAAGTTGATATTCATGAGCTTTGCTAGCGATTCGACGGAAAACTACCTGGAAACCGAAGTCCTCACAGCGACTCCGCAAAAGCTTCAGTTGATGATGATCAACGGAGCGATTCGCTTTGCGTACCAGGCCCAACAACTGAGCGAACAGCAAGAAAAGGAAGAAGCCTGGGAACGCCTGATGCGTTGTCGAGAGATCGTCGCGCAGATTCTTTGCAGTATCAAAAACGATGGCAGCGAATTGATGCAGAACGTTGCTGGGATCTACTTCTTTCTGTTCCAGGAACTCACCGACCTGCATGCCAAAGACGAGTACCACCGCTTGGAAGGCGTCTTGAACGTTCTCAACGAAGAACGTGAAACCTGGGAAGAACTCTGCCGGCAGATGCCTGAAGCCCCGGAACGTCCCAGTGACAGCCAGCGGGAAATTACTTCTTCGGATGCCGAAGAGATGATGGAAACGCTCGACGAAAGTGCTAATTCTGAGAACTTCGAGCAGCGCCCGCTTGGTTCGTACGGCTATGGAAGCAATGAGGACTACTACCCCAACTCCGGTGGTGGAATATCATTTGACGCTTAATCGCGGCGGAGACCTCAACTTACGCCCCAAAAGGCGTGTTATCCGGCCAGAATCATGTCGGTTCCCTGGTTGATGAAAAACACCAATCCACGCAACAATGGATGGTTTGATTTTCACTGCTTCACCCCAACCAGGGACTTAGTATCTTGGCCGAGAAAAAACTGATTCGCGTAGGGCATAGCCCTGACCCGGACGATGCCTTCATGTTCTACGCATTGGCCTGCGACAAGATCGATACCGGCAACTACCGGTTCGAGCACGAGTTGGTCGATATCGAAACGCTCAATCGTCGCGCCTTTTCCGGCGAGTTGGAATTAACCGCGATCAGTATTCATGCGTACGCGCATTTGCACGACAAGTATGCCATCTGTTCGTGTGGAGCGAGCATGGGGGACAACTACGGCCCCATGGTCATCGCCAAGCAGAAGTTCACTCAAGACGAGCTCAAGACCAAGACGATTGCCGTCCCAGGCACACTTACGTCCGCATTTCTCGGATTGCGTATGTACCTTGGCCAGGAATTTGACCACGTCGTCGTTCCGTTCGACGAAATCATCGAAGTCACTGCTGCTGGTGAGTATCAAGGCAAACAGGTTGATGCCGGCCTGATCATTCACGAAGGCCAATTGACCTACCAACGCCAAGACTTACAGTTGATCGTCGACCTGGGAGTCTGGTGGTACGACCGGACCGATGGATTGCCGCTTCCTTTGGGTGCCAACGGCATACGTAAGGACCTGGGGGATGAAACCATTCGGGAAGTAACCCGACTGCTGAAAGAGAGCATTGTCTACGGTTTGGAAAACCGTCAACCCGCACTGGACTATGCATTGCAGTTCGGCCGAGGACTCGACAACCAACTCGCTGACAAATTCGTCGGGATGTACGTCAATGACTGGACCATTGACTTCGGCGAGCGCGGCCGTGAGTCGGTTACTCGCTTCTTGAAGGAAGGCTACGAACTCGGGGCGATCCCCGAATTGATTACGCCGGAATTCGTTGACGGTTAGTCGGTCAAATTCTTTGCGGAAATCCTTTCCAAATTGATGGTGATCGGTACTCCAATTGCGTGGTAATATTGGAGTACCGAGATTCACTGAATTGAAAGGAAAGTCCCCGCAGCATGACAACTTGGCAA
This genomic interval carries:
- a CDS encoding MqnA/MqnD/SBP family protein translates to MAEKKLIRVGHSPDPDDAFMFYALACDKIDTGNYRFEHELVDIETLNRRAFSGELELTAISIHAYAHLHDKYAICSCGASMGDNYGPMVIAKQKFTQDELKTKTIAVPGTLTSAFLGLRMYLGQEFDHVVVPFDEIIEVTAAGEYQGKQVDAGLIIHEGQLTYQRQDLQLIVDLGVWWYDRTDGLPLPLGANGIRKDLGDETIREVTRLLKESIVYGLENRQPALDYALQFGRGLDNQLADKFVGMYVNDWTIDFGERGRESVTRFLKEGYELGAIPELITPEFVDG
- the fliD gene encoding flagellar filament capping protein FliD — translated: MAGIQANTGLITGIPITETVKQLIALEAQPRDLLVSRTESINKEAAAIAELTASVLSFQFTAKKFEKSTLFNTSKATSSNTSFLSATVTGTPKTGNYQFTPIRTAQSQQLLSSGVASLTQPLSAGKIQISHGPKLDDGISLDQLNGGQGVQRGKLRITDRSGSSAAVDLSYAQTIDDVLDAINNNDDIQVTATVDGDRIKLTDNSGSTSSNLIVQAVGSSSTAADLGLDGINSASNTVTGADLLSLHANTLLSSLNDGNGISVNRGAADLSVSLRDGTTLEIDLGKSAAPEDFATATTKSGDARLSFTSVQNGSDYDAVQIIFQDNGSITKGNETVVFDSNAKTLTFQIDAGKTTAADIITALENDATASQYFTAETVNNGLGNGIIDPNKDSVATAATTGTAAATTTSVDPNAAITLTANGTGGTYDDVTIVFVDDAGVTAGSETITYDESDPDNKTLTIRIDAGNSTGTNVIDAINNDPTASALFTASNGTGSDGSGLVDVTDTAVTAGGVLLSSATTPDDAANGQVNFTAKVKGADYDGYQIAYVADGAVTQGNEAVEFDADAKTITVRIAQGETTADDVVTALNGNTAFAATFTASKPTSATGDRIVDASIEATTDKGEASDASEPQTLGELIDTINGIDPTKLRAQISDDGDSIELIDLSTDSGGTFAVSSINNSSTAEDLGLTGTASGGTLTSHRLQSGLKTTLLTSLNGGQGLGTLGTIALTDRSGSSANVDLSSAETIEDVIELINASGLAINAKVNASGTGISLTETSGSFTSNFIVANADGTNSAELLNIEHDSTSLTVNSGNLGRQFVNENTRLDDLKGGAGIERGKFLIKNSEGNTRLFDLTDASFETVGDLIDTINAQLTLNVEARINDRGDGIVLIDKSSGSGKLTVTEGSSINTAASLGLLGTGVEKEVDGVNRTVIEGSEVTTIDIEAGETLQDVIDKINDADIGLSASSLNTGSGTNPVRLSLTSTISGSKGRVVIDSSQSQFRFDEIVEAQDALLLFGSSSNAAAGILTSSSSNKFNEVLEGVSLTVNAASESAINVNVQVSDEPLLKAAQEFVDQYNALRDKLDSHTFFNESDNTTGILFGSNEALRIDTELGNLITSRLAGNGKFQSLEQLGFEFNDTGKLSLNSTKLKAAFEQDSEAVETFFTRETTGFALKVFNLTEQFAGRNNSLLVSRAQTLQSRTDLNTDRIKAMTERLERKSESLLKEFYNLELTIGKLQNNQTALSQIQYIKPDGTTG
- the fliS gene encoding flagellar export chaperone FliS, with the translated sequence MSFASDSTENYLETEVLTATPQKLQLMMINGAIRFAYQAQQLSEQQEKEEAWERLMRCREIVAQILCSIKNDGSELMQNVAGIYFFLFQELTDLHAKDEYHRLEGVLNVLNEERETWEELCRQMPEAPERPSDSQREITSSDAEEMMETLDESANSENFEQRPLGSYGYGSNEDYYPNSGGGISFDA